In Juglans microcarpa x Juglans regia isolate MS1-56 chromosome 4S, Jm3101_v1.0, whole genome shotgun sequence, a single window of DNA contains:
- the LOC121263521 gene encoding S-adenosyl-L-methionine:benzoic acid/salicylic acid carboxyl methyltransferase 2-like, with amino-acid sequence MEVGQVLHMNAGTGETSYSNNSHLQKKVISMTMPIIEEAMTNLYSSTSPSSLVIADLGCSSGHNSLFVVAELIKIVEKLRQESGHQSPEIQVLLNDLPGNDFNTIFKSLPSFQKNLSSQLEAKDAGPYFFSGVPGSFYGRLFMKKSLHFLHSSYSLHWLSQVPEQIENNKRNIYMASTSPPNVPKAYYSQFQRDFSTFLKCRAEEMVTGGRMVLTFIGRKSEDPINKEGSNSMWDLLAMALNDMVSKGLIKEEKMDSFNIPHYTPSLSEVKSEILEEGSFSIDRLEFSEISRSTYYKECNHSDVSEIAANSIRAVAEPLLVSHFGDGIIEKVFSRYKEILSEHISQDQFLLGVTNLIVSVTKK; translated from the exons ATGGAAGTTGGTCAAGTGCTCCACATGAATGCTGGAACGGGAGAAACCAGTTACTCAAACAACTCCCACTTACAG AAAAAAGTGATATCTATGACCATGCCCATTATAGAGGAGGCTATGACCAATCTCTACAGCAGCACCTCGCCAAGTAGCCTAGTCATCGCCGATTTGGGTTGTTCTTCTGGACACAATTCTTTGTTCGTGGTTGCTGAACTTATTAAGATAGTGGAGAAGCTTCGCCAAGAATCAGGCCATCAATCTCCTGAAATTCAAGTGCTTTTAAATGATCTTCCAGGGAATGACTTCAATACTATTTTCAAGTCCCTACCAAGCTTCCAGAAAAATTTGAGCAGTCAACTCGAAGCTAAAGACGCTGGTCCATATTTTTTCTCAGGAGTTCCCGGTTCTTTTTATGGCAGGCTTTTTATGAAGAAGAGTCTTCATTTCCTTCATTCTTCTTATAGTCTTCATTGGTTATCTCAG GTTCCTGAACAGATAGAGAATAACAAAAGGAACATTTACATGGCAAGCACAAGCCCACCAAATGTGCCGAAGGCTTACTATTCGCAATTTCAAAGAGATTTCTCTACATTTTTGAAGTGTCGTGCAGAAGAAATGGTAACAGGAGGAAGAATGGTTTTAACGTTTATCGGGAGAAAAAGTGAAGATCCAATTAACAAAGAAGGTTCTAATTCCATGTGGGACCTATTGGCCATGGCACTAAATGACATGGTCTCCAAG ggactcataaaagaagagaaaatggatTCTTTCAACATCCCTCACTACACTCCATCTCTATCCGAAGTGAAATCCGAGATTTTGGAAGAAGGATCTTTCTCCATTGATAGACTGGAGTTCTCTGAAATCAGCAGGAGCACTTACTACAAAGAATGCAACCACTCTGATGTATCCGAAATTGCTGCAAATTCCATAAGAGCTGTTGCAGAACCTTTGCTAGTTAGTCACTTTGGAGATGGCATCATTGAGAAGGTTTTCAGTAGGTACAAGGAAATTCTTTCGGAACACATTTCTCAAGATCAGTTCCTACTTGGGGTTACCAATTTAATCGTTTCTGTGACAAAGAAATga